A single genomic interval of Adhaeribacter pallidiroseus harbors:
- a CDS encoding NAD(P)/FAD-dependent oxidoreductase, giving the protein MTSKHPHIIIIGAGIVGASLTYHLAKQNARVTLLDKAAKPANEATEKSFAWIVAGYDATQMYMSLRQQAISDWHRVEDELNRRLKIDWTGALTWLESNEKTEEWMCKLKHSDSKVRLVEEQELRLLEPNLKTVPSLAMFAEDEGAINPNLTTNLFIKAAQEWGAKVLLDAEVLSLLINKSAIEGVATNKGTIIADVVVLATGVNTVSLCHPLHLKLPIDVSPAILMELHNPDRFVNHIVSNPFMEIRAASDTLTLAAENYIDESSIQQR; this is encoded by the coding sequence ATGACTTCGAAACACCCTCATATAATAATAATAGGTGCTGGTATTGTAGGTGCTAGTCTTACTTATCATTTAGCCAAACAGAATGCACGTGTTACATTGCTTGACAAAGCGGCTAAACCAGCTAATGAGGCAACAGAAAAATCGTTTGCCTGGATTGTAGCAGGATATGATGCAACACAGATGTATATGTCTCTAAGACAGCAAGCAATTAGTGATTGGCATCGAGTGGAAGACGAACTAAACAGGCGGCTTAAAATTGACTGGACAGGCGCTTTGACCTGGCTTGAAAGTAATGAGAAAACAGAAGAGTGGATGTGTAAACTTAAACACTCCGACTCTAAAGTGCGCCTGGTTGAAGAACAGGAACTCCGTTTGTTGGAGCCTAATCTCAAAACTGTACCTTCCTTGGCAATGTTTGCTGAAGATGAAGGTGCAATAAATCCTAATCTTACTACAAATTTATTTATCAAGGCTGCTCAGGAATGGGGTGCAAAAGTTCTACTTGATGCGGAAGTACTTTCTTTATTAATTAATAAATCAGCTATAGAAGGAGTAGCAACGAACAAGGGTACTATAATAGCTGATGTGGTAGTGTTAGCAACAGGAGTAAATACAGTTTCACTGTGCCATCCGTTACATTTGAAGTTACCAATTGATGTATCACCCGCTATTTTAATGGAGCTTCATAATCCAGACCGGTTCGTGAATCATATTGTTTCTAATCCCTTTATGGAGATACGTGCGGCTTCGGATACACTAACATTGGCTGCAGAAAATTATATTGATGAATCTTCAATCCAACAGCGATAG
- the acs gene encoding acetate--CoA ligase — protein MPIAAKLMSSRIQSFDEYQAAYQKSVQEPEAFWADIAESFTWRKPWDQVLDWNFEEPRVQWFVNGKLNITENCLDRHLKTRGNKLALIWEPNDPKERFIRYTYRELHEKVCQLANVLRNNGVKKGDRVCIYMPMIPELAFSVLACARVGAVHSVIFAGFSANSMADRINDAQASLVLTSDGLNRGAKQIPVKRVVDEALESCPSVKKVIVVDRLGWAIKMTPGRDVYLHDELQKVDKNCEAEEMDAEDMLFILYTSGSTGKPKGVVHTCGGYMVYTDYTFRNVFQYDESDVYWCTADIGWITGHSYLLYGPLLSGATTVMFEGVPSYPDAGRFWQVIDKHGVNIFYTAPTAIRSLMAAGIDHVLSYSLDSLKVLGSVGEPINEEAWHWYHIHVGKEKCPVVDTWWQTETAGIMLSGLAGISPMKPSYAGLPLPGVQPVLVTSEGEEITENEVEGHLCIKFPWPGIIRTTYGDHERCRLSYFSTYKNLYFTGDGARRDENGLYRIIGRVDDVINVSGHRFGTAEIENAINQNRHIVESAVVGYPHAIKGQGIYAFVICGEDAPANPENVRAEVIETVVEHIGKIAKPDKIQIVSGLPKTRSGKIMRRILRKVAEGDTTNLGDTSTLLDPLVVDEIIQGAM, from the coding sequence ATACCAATCGCAGCTAAACTTATGAGTTCACGCATTCAATCATTCGACGAGTACCAAGCCGCCTACCAAAAAAGCGTCCAGGAACCGGAAGCTTTCTGGGCCGACATTGCCGAAAGTTTTACTTGGCGAAAACCTTGGGACCAGGTGTTGGATTGGAATTTTGAGGAGCCGCGGGTACAATGGTTTGTGAACGGCAAATTAAATATCACTGAAAACTGTCTGGACCGGCATTTAAAAACCCGCGGCAACAAACTGGCTTTAATTTGGGAGCCCAACGACCCCAAGGAAAGATTTATCCGGTATACGTACCGCGAACTGCACGAGAAAGTATGCCAACTGGCGAATGTGCTGCGTAATAATGGCGTGAAGAAAGGCGACCGGGTTTGCATTTATATGCCCATGATTCCGGAGTTAGCTTTTAGTGTGCTGGCTTGTGCCCGTGTAGGAGCAGTGCATTCGGTAATTTTTGCGGGCTTTTCCGCTAATTCCATGGCCGATCGCATTAACGATGCCCAAGCTAGTTTGGTGTTAACCTCTGATGGGTTAAACCGGGGAGCAAAGCAAATTCCGGTGAAACGCGTAGTAGACGAAGCCCTGGAAAGTTGCCCCAGCGTGAAAAAAGTAATTGTGGTGGATCGGTTAGGCTGGGCGATAAAAATGACGCCGGGTCGCGATGTATACCTGCACGACGAGTTGCAAAAAGTAGATAAAAACTGCGAAGCCGAAGAAATGGACGCCGAGGATATGCTTTTTATCTTGTACACGTCGGGCTCAACGGGCAAACCCAAAGGAGTAGTACATACCTGCGGGGGCTACATGGTATACACCGATTACACGTTCCGGAACGTGTTTCAATACGACGAAAGTGATGTGTACTGGTGTACCGCCGATATCGGCTGGATTACGGGCCATTCTTACTTGTTGTACGGTCCGCTTTTATCAGGTGCTACCACGGTAATGTTTGAAGGCGTACCCAGCTATCCCGATGCGGGCCGGTTTTGGCAGGTAATTGATAAGCACGGCGTCAATATTTTTTATACGGCTCCTACGGCTATCCGGTCGTTAATGGCCGCGGGTATTGACCACGTTTTATCGTATAGCCTGGATTCTTTGAAAGTATTGGGTTCGGTGGGCGAACCCATTAACGAAGAAGCCTGGCATTGGTACCACATTCACGTGGGCAAGGAAAAATGCCCGGTGGTTGATACCTGGTGGCAAACCGAAACGGCGGGTATTATGTTATCCGGCTTGGCCGGTATTTCTCCCATGAAACCCAGTTACGCCGGATTACCTTTGCCGGGTGTTCAACCAGTATTGGTAACTTCGGAAGGCGAAGAAATTACCGAAAACGAAGTGGAAGGCCATTTATGCATCAAATTTCCCTGGCCCGGTATTATCCGGACTACTTACGGCGACCACGAACGCTGCCGCCTGAGTTACTTTAGCACCTACAAAAATTTATATTTCACCGGCGACGGGGCCCGGCGCGACGAAAACGGCTTGTACCGGATTATTGGCCGCGTAGATGATGTCATCAACGTGTCGGGGCACCGCTTTGGCACCGCCGAGATTGAAAATGCCATTAATCAAAACCGGCACATCGTGGAAAGTGCGGTAGTGGGCTACCCCCACGCCATTAAAGGGCAAGGTATTTATGCTTTTGTGATCTGCGGCGAAGATGCTCCGGCTAACCCGGAAAACGTTCGGGCCGAAGTAATTGAAACCGTAGTGGAACACATCGGCAAAATAGCCAAACCCGATAAAATTCAAATTGTAAGCGGTTTACCTAAAACCCGTTCCGGCAAAATTATGCGGCGCATCTTACGCAAAGTAGCCGAAGGCGATACCACCAACTTAGGCGATACCAGTACCTTACTCGACCCGTTGGTGGTAGACGAAATTATTCAGGGAGCAATGTAG
- a CDS encoding sensor histidine kinase, which produces MPAAIFFSCLPQASSNWSTYQPKFIPPNKFLSWQSGPAASSQAATAKVDSPTHETPAIPGNSLAQELLQAQEQERACLAQELHDKLGQSLILLKNQVLKIKTHPPEKSDTWAQLNTLAEIVTDSLQQVRTMSYALRPFELNLLGLTQAVRGLVDAIAPTVSWPLVVDLPPLDQLFPKEREIYIYRIMQECWQLIQSQTEVARVRLQAYTRPTTVIWEIHVSGPATFFSFLATEFLKNFALCRLQEYLNLVEGRLTFIATTPRTTIMQINVPLSSDNPNHEKT; this is translated from the coding sequence ATGCCTGCTGCAATATTCTTTTCCTGTTTGCCCCAAGCAAGTTCAAACTGGAGTACCTACCAACCAAAATTTATTCCCCCTAATAAGTTTTTGTCTTGGCAAAGCGGCCCGGCCGCGTCTTCGCAAGCAGCAACTGCCAAAGTAGACAGCCCCACCCACGAAACTCCAGCTATTCCGGGTAATTCTCTAGCGCAAGAACTACTGCAAGCCCAGGAACAGGAACGGGCGTGCCTTGCCCAGGAACTGCACGACAAACTGGGGCAAAGTTTAATTCTGCTGAAAAACCAAGTATTAAAGATTAAAACGCATCCACCGGAAAAATCAGATACCTGGGCGCAATTAAATACCTTAGCCGAAATAGTAACGGACAGTTTGCAACAAGTAAGAACTATGTCGTACGCACTACGGCCTTTTGAATTAAACTTACTGGGCTTAACGCAGGCGGTGCGGGGATTAGTGGATGCTATCGCCCCAACGGTATCCTGGCCATTGGTAGTTGATTTACCCCCTCTGGACCAGCTTTTTCCGAAAGAACGCGAAATTTATATTTACCGGATTATGCAGGAATGTTGGCAGCTTATTCAAAGTCAAACAGAAGTTGCCAGGGTGCGTTTGCAGGCGTATACCCGCCCTACAACGGTAATCTGGGAAATACACGTAAGTGGGCCCGCTACTTTTTTTAGCTTCCTGGCTACTGAATTTTTAAAAAATTTTGCACTTTGCCGTTTGCAGGAATACCTTAACCTCGTAGAAGGCCGGCTTACCTTTATAGCAACCACTCCCCGGACAACCATCATGCAAATAAACGTACCTCTTTCCTCTGATAACCCCAATCATGAAAAAACTTAA
- a CDS encoding response regulator transcription factor produces the protein MKKLNLIIADDHPIFLKGLWEGLEMEEDFTVIAQATNGQEAFMAVQTYRPDVVVLDIDMPRMNGLEAAEKMLEINPQLPIILLTMHKEKAPLLKALELGICGYVLKENAVTDIMHAIRIVAAGNPYISPEMSLFLLRKPQNTAKQKTQEVLELLTPAERQITQLVAQYKTSKEIADELFISEKTVFNHRMNIAKKLNLTGKNSLLRFALEHFA, from the coding sequence ATGAAAAAACTTAATCTTATTATTGCCGATGATCATCCCATATTTTTAAAAGGACTGTGGGAGGGATTGGAAATGGAAGAAGATTTTACCGTAATCGCTCAAGCTACTAACGGACAGGAGGCTTTTATGGCCGTGCAAACCTATCGGCCCGATGTAGTGGTACTGGATATTGACATGCCCCGCATGAATGGCTTGGAAGCCGCGGAGAAAATGCTGGAAATTAATCCCCAACTGCCTATTATTTTACTTACCATGCACAAAGAAAAAGCGCCTTTGTTAAAAGCGCTGGAATTGGGTATTTGTGGGTATGTTTTAAAAGAAAACGCCGTTACCGACATTATGCACGCTATCCGGATTGTGGCAGCGGGTAACCCGTATATCAGTCCGGAAATGTCGTTGTTTTTGCTGCGCAAACCCCAGAACACAGCCAAACAAAAAACTCAGGAAGTTCTGGAACTATTAACGCCTGCCGAACGCCAAATCACGCAGTTGGTAGCCCAGTATAAAACTAGTAAAGAAATCGCTGACGAGTTGTTTATCAGCGAGAAAACTGTTTTTAATCACCGCATGAATATTGCCAAAAAACTAAACTTAACCGGTAAAAATAGCTTACTTCGCTTCGCCCTGGAACATTTTGCTTGA
- a CDS encoding M3 family oligoendopeptidase → MNPNTTIELPQRPTRHFLPQQFAVNDWATLEPYLQELQNRPLHSAADLEKWMLDRSELESIFGEEIGWRYIRMTINTQDEAATEAFQYFVTEIEPKVAPYDHALNQKLVESPYLPELDQEKYRIYLRSVRRQLEIFREENIPLKTEITTKQQHYAAITGAMTVTLDGEEMTLPRAADRLKSLDRNVREQSYLAIQERRLQDKDQLDTLFTELTHLRHQVAVNAGFANFRDYMFAALGRFDYTPQDCFDFHAAIREYVVPLNRELDQQRKKALQLPALKPWDLDVDETGQPPLEPFRTGEELLAKTIQCFYALDPFLGDCLATMQQMGHLDLESRKGKAPGGYNYPLEEIGVPFIFMNATSSLRDVVTLLHEGGHAVHSFLTRNLALNAFKQTPSEVAELASMSMELISMDQWHLFFSDAQELRRAKKMHLEGVLETFPWVATIDQFQHWVYENPNHSVAERHGKWVEIFENFNQHEVDWQGLEHVKPYIWQKQLHLYEVPFYYIEYAMAQLGAIAVWKNYKENPQVALQGYKNALALGYTASIGEVYAAAGIKFDFSGAYIQSLTDFVRQEMANL, encoded by the coding sequence ATGAACCCAAACACCACGATAGAACTACCACAGCGGCCCACCCGCCACTTTTTACCGCAACAATTTGCAGTAAATGATTGGGCTACCCTAGAACCTTACCTGCAAGAGCTGCAAAACCGGCCTCTTCATTCTGCGGCAGACCTGGAAAAATGGATGCTGGACCGCAGCGAACTCGAAAGTATATTTGGGGAAGAAATTGGCTGGCGTTACATCCGGATGACCATCAACACGCAGGATGAAGCCGCTACGGAAGCATTTCAGTATTTTGTGACCGAGATAGAGCCCAAAGTAGCGCCTTACGACCACGCCCTGAACCAAAAGTTAGTAGAGTCGCCGTACCTGCCGGAATTGGATCAGGAAAAGTATCGCATTTATTTACGATCGGTACGCCGGCAATTAGAAATTTTTCGGGAAGAAAACATTCCCTTAAAAACCGAGATAACCACCAAACAGCAACATTACGCCGCTATTACCGGAGCCATGACCGTGACCTTGGATGGCGAGGAAATGACTTTGCCCCGCGCCGCCGACCGCCTGAAAAGCTTAGACCGGAACGTACGGGAGCAATCTTATTTAGCCATTCAAGAACGACGCCTGCAGGACAAAGACCAACTGGATACGCTATTTACCGAACTCACGCACTTGCGCCACCAGGTAGCGGTAAACGCCGGCTTCGCTAATTTCCGTGATTACATGTTTGCTGCTTTGGGCCGCTTTGATTATACCCCGCAGGATTGTTTTGATTTTCACGCGGCCATCCGGGAATACGTGGTTCCCCTGAACCGGGAACTGGACCAACAACGAAAAAAAGCCTTGCAATTACCGGCGCTTAAACCCTGGGATTTAGACGTCGATGAAACCGGCCAACCGCCCCTGGAGCCTTTCCGGACCGGCGAGGAATTATTAGCCAAAACCATTCAGTGCTTTTACGCGCTCGATCCTTTTTTAGGCGATTGCCTGGCTACCATGCAGCAAATGGGGCACCTGGATCTGGAGTCGCGGAAAGGAAAAGCGCCCGGCGGTTATAACTATCCTTTGGAAGAAATTGGCGTGCCTTTTATATTTATGAATGCTACCTCGTCGTTGCGCGATGTGGTTACTTTGCTGCACGAAGGCGGCCACGCGGTGCATTCGTTTTTAACCCGTAATTTAGCTTTAAACGCTTTTAAACAAACGCCCTCCGAAGTTGCCGAATTAGCGTCTATGTCGATGGAGCTGATCTCCATGGATCAATGGCATTTGTTTTTTTCGGACGCACAGGAACTACGCCGGGCTAAAAAAATGCACCTGGAAGGAGTACTGGAGACTTTTCCCTGGGTAGCCACCATCGACCAGTTTCAGCATTGGGTTTATGAAAATCCAAACCACTCGGTAGCCGAGCGCCACGGTAAATGGGTCGAAATTTTTGAAAATTTTAATCAGCACGAAGTGGATTGGCAAGGATTAGAGCACGTGAAACCCTACATCTGGCAAAAGCAATTGCATCTGTACGAAGTGCCTTTTTATTACATTGAGTACGCCATGGCCCAATTAGGCGCGATTGCCGTCTGGAAAAATTATAAAGAAAATCCGCAAGTTGCCTTGCAGGGCTATAAAAATGCTTTGGCGCTGGGTTATACCGCCTCTATTGGCGAAGTGTACGCCGCCGCCGGTATAAAATTTGATTTCTCGGGCGCTTATATTCAAAGCCTCACCGATTTTGTACGCCAGGAAATGGCTAATTTGTAA
- a CDS encoding ferredoxin--NADP reductase, with amino-acid sequence MSELILQLKVVDITRETADAITIHLEHPDKIAVPYQAGQFLTLIVPVNGKKERRAYSLCSSPVEQPRLSVTVKRVKGGLLSNYLINQLKVGDRLEVLAPMGNFNIIPEPTNRRTVVLIGAGSGITPLMAMAKSVLHHETASQVCLIYANRNEESVIFKNQLKTLEQQYPERFRVTHVYSQTTTLETTPKANSSFFGRLFGKSKETAPGTSPAEELNTIYSGRLNQKMLLTILEKLKIRNTTATEFYLCGPEGLMEEAKAALQILQVPNHQVFKESFVSSGHNPVNTGAGSTAKEENTTTIQDQSVTILFEGQQYVVAVTKDETILEAALSQDIDLPFSCQAGLCTACRGKCLAGKVHLDEREGLSDAEVAQGFVLTCVGHPLTNNVIIEIG; translated from the coding sequence ATGAGTGAATTAATCCTACAACTGAAGGTCGTGGACATTACCCGGGAAACTGCGGATGCCATAACCATTCATTTAGAACATCCCGATAAAATAGCGGTACCTTACCAAGCCGGGCAGTTTTTAACGTTAATAGTGCCGGTAAATGGGAAAAAAGAGCGACGGGCTTATTCATTATGCAGTTCTCCGGTGGAGCAACCGCGCCTTTCGGTAACGGTCAAGCGGGTAAAAGGCGGCTTGTTATCTAATTACCTGATTAACCAATTAAAAGTAGGAGATCGCCTGGAGGTTTTAGCACCCATGGGTAATTTCAATATAATCCCGGAACCTACCAATCGCCGCACGGTGGTATTAATAGGAGCGGGCAGTGGCATTACGCCGCTAATGGCGATGGCGAAATCGGTATTGCACCACGAAACCGCCAGCCAAGTGTGCCTTATCTACGCTAACCGGAATGAAGAGTCCGTTATTTTTAAAAATCAACTAAAAACCCTGGAGCAGCAATACCCCGAGCGGTTCCGGGTAACGCATGTTTACAGCCAAACAACTACTTTAGAAACTACTCCTAAAGCTAATTCCTCATTTTTCGGCCGTTTGTTTGGTAAAAGTAAAGAAACTGCTCCGGGCACCTCGCCGGCGGAAGAACTTAATACCATTTACTCCGGGCGGTTAAACCAGAAGATGCTGTTAACTATTCTGGAGAAATTAAAAATCCGTAATACAACAGCTACCGAATTTTACTTGTGCGGCCCGGAAGGTTTGATGGAAGAAGCAAAAGCTGCTTTGCAGATTTTACAGGTACCCAACCACCAGGTTTTCAAAGAAAGCTTTGTAAGTTCCGGCCATAACCCCGTAAATACGGGAGCTGGTTCTACCGCAAAGGAAGAAAACACCACCACTATCCAGGACCAATCGGTTACTATTTTGTTTGAAGGCCAGCAGTACGTAGTAGCAGTTACTAAAGATGAAACTATTCTGGAAGCCGCTTTAAGCCAAGACATTGATTTGCCGTTTTCGTGCCAGGCCGGTTTATGCACGGCCTGTCGGGGTAAATGTTTAGCCGGCAAGGTGCATCTGGATGAACGGGAAGGCTTATCGGACGCCGAAGTAGCCCAGGGCTTCGTGTTAACCTGCGTGGGCCACCCTTTAACGAACAATGTGATTATTGAAATTGGTTGA
- a CDS encoding peptidoglycan DD-metalloendopeptidase family protein — protein MPVSPTVLLTKHQTQFGPVLPLDLNANTVCRLDFSAHNALLASENLENTGQFAAFVNKLLQQQQATVGIGGYLENRIIYRRSKLFAGDLANRSIHLGVDIWVEAGTPVLAPLAGVVHSFKDNVFFGDYGPTIILEHTIKNFKFFTLYGHLGRQSLRNLHPGDVFTIGQELGTIGTFPENGDWPPHLHFQVISHMLGLQGDFPGVCSLADLNKFAQLCPDPNLILQCRHLTAF, from the coding sequence ATGCCGGTTTCGCCCACTGTACTATTAACTAAACATCAAACTCAATTCGGTCCGGTTTTACCTCTCGACTTAAATGCCAACACGGTTTGCCGTTTAGATTTTAGCGCCCACAATGCTTTATTGGCGAGCGAAAATCTGGAAAACACCGGGCAGTTTGCTGCTTTTGTAAATAAATTGCTGCAGCAGCAGCAAGCTACTGTTGGCATCGGCGGTTATCTGGAAAACCGAATTATTTACCGAAGAAGCAAGCTTTTCGCCGGTGATCTCGCTAACCGCAGCATACACTTAGGCGTGGATATCTGGGTGGAGGCCGGCACTCCCGTTTTGGCTCCTTTGGCGGGAGTTGTTCATTCATTTAAAGATAATGTTTTTTTTGGGGATTACGGACCGACTATTATTCTGGAGCATACCATTAAAAATTTTAAATTTTTTACACTCTACGGTCATCTGGGCCGGCAATCTTTACGAAATTTACACCCCGGCGATGTTTTTACAATAGGCCAGGAATTAGGTACTATTGGCACTTTTCCCGAAAACGGTGATTGGCCGCCGCACCTTCATTTTCAGGTAATTAGCCATATGCTTGGCCTTCAGGGTGACTTTCCGGGAGTATGTAGCCTGGCCGATTTAAATAAGTTCGCGCAGCTGTGTCCTGATCCGAACCTTATTTTGCAGTGCCGGCATTTAACAGCTTTTTAA